TATACACTGATAACCTGTAAACGCAATAAAGATTTCTTCTGGAAATTGGAATCAAGAGCAGTCAGTAATACACAGTTTATTTCCGTACCCCAGGTATGAAATTTTCCACCATCTCATGTTTGTCAAATATTAGAATCAATCTTAAATGAAGCACTGAATAGTAGGTGAAATGTGTCAAACaaaagctgaattttaaaaatcaaaacaatctgccctgtgattcagttggttggagtgtcttcctgtAAAtccaaaggtcatgggtttgattccctgtcagggcacatggccgGGCTGCAGGTCCCTACCGGTCTAGGtacctatgagaggcaaccaatagatgtttctctccctctctctgtctctccccgcctccccccaccccccccccgcccgcccccgtCTCTAAAATTAATGggcgtgtcctcaggtgaggattaaaaaagaaatcgaAACAATCTTGTCTTCTGCTTTTATTAACACTGTAACAGAGATTATAAAGTAACATTCTTTAACATATGAAAGTCTACTTAAAAACATGCAGTCTATCATTTCTTAGTACACAGCTTCTTAATTTCCTGATTTGCTGGAccagaaataaagtaaatatcaGGAAGGATCTATTATGAAAAGAATCTTGCAACCCATTGTACTGAGCCACACTCATTTCAATTCAATTCAAAGAGTGTTTTACAGGCCCCTCCCTGCTACCTGAAGAAGGCTAGATTAAGCAGATacaccaaaaggaagaaaacattcccTGCCATTAAGATGGCAGTTTATTTAggggaagaatattttaaaagactaaaacaaATGATTCACTGGGATAAGGTATTAAAAGGGACAGGTGGAAGTGAGAATGGAATTCAGAAGCAAATCTAGCTTTAAATTCATACAAAAGCTACAAAGGAATGACAGGCATACCATTTCTGGACCAGCTAGAAGTGAAAGAAATTATTGTAtcctaaaagcaaaataatcGATGGTTTACGTAAAATAGTATACCAAGTAAAACAGcatagtcattcaacaaatatttattgagcaactaccaTGTGCTAGACACTATTTTAGGCTTTAGCAACACAACAGTGAACAAAGTTCTTACTGTGAAGAAGCAAGGTAGCTGGGagaacaataaattaaataatacgTAATAGTACACCAGGCAGAGAGGAGTGCTACCAGGCTGAAGGGGACACAGTGTGAGAGAACAGGGACAGTGTTCTGAACCAGGGTAGTACGAGAAGCCACTGGAGCGGGCACTTGACCAGAGAGGCACGAGCCAGTGCGACATCGGGCGCAGTACCAAGTGCCTGAGACAGGGTATGCTCACTGCTCAAGGGGAGTGAGAGGCCGACGTGGCTAAGTCAGGGGTCAGCAGGGCCGTGCACAGGGCGGCGTGTGGAGCCCTGGCAGGGCCGAGGTCACAGAAGGTCTTGCAGACCATGTAAGGAGTGGGGGTTTTAATTCTCACTATCATGAAGAGTCGATGGACAGTTCTGAGCAGAGTTGATGTgatctgattttcattttaaaataatcactctGGTCAGTCAGTATGTAAAGAATACTAGTTGTTCTGCGGGAAGGCAATCCGCCAGTTGGGAGGATGTGGTAGAGGTCCAGGCAGGTGACGAGGGCTTGGACCAGGGTCACAGTCACAGTGGTAGAGAGCCTGCTTCTCTATACAAGCTTCTAAAACACCTTAGGCCAACCATAAAACACCTCGTCAACGCATATAGCCGGCCCTCCGCATCGTGGATTACCAATGGAAGAGGGAAAACTTACGGACATGTAATAAAACAATTCACATGTAAGTGCACCTGTGTAAACCAAGGGCCACCTGTATAAACCCCAGAGCAAGGGTGCGACGAGAAGAACCCGACACTGCTTCTGTGACATTCCTGCCAGACAGCACAGTCTGAGTCCAGCCAATGGACAATGAGGGGCATTCTGTAACTGGCCTGTTCTTTTCAAACATATCAAGACTACAAAAAGCAAGGAAAAGCTGAGGAACCAATCCAAGGTGAAAGAGACTAGAGAGAAATAAGATGCACCTGAAATGCACGACTACATCCTCTTGCTACAAAGGACACTGTTGGGACAACTGACAAAACTTGAGCCGGGGCTGCAGACCATGCAGAAGCGGTGTGTCCCTGGGCATTTCCTGGCTTCGATGACTGTACTGCAGTCAGGGAGCAGAATGTCCTCACTTGCAGGAAGGACACGTGAAATTATTCGGGAGTGCTAGCGCATCATCGTTTTGGCAACTTAATTTGAAATGATTCAAATACTGGTAACTTTATAATGGAGGTGAACACTCTGAGATTATCCCAGTTGCTACTCACTAGAGCCCAAAACTATTTCTGATGatcaactaaaataaaatgtcagttaACCTGATAcacttatttctagtttttttggtgaaactttCTCCAGAGTTTATTGTATATCGACCAAACGGTATTATTTCAGCAACCAATGGAATAGATACCAgtactttgttttgaaatatttaatataaaatttcataatttaagTAAAAGCATTtacaatttcatttcaaaatgattatattataaaatcatagtTTTTAGAGATCTAAGGAATTTGGGggccctcattttacagatgagaaaactaagccCCAGAGAGGTTCAGGAACTTAAGATCCAACTGTGAAATAAGATCAGAGCCAGAGTTCTTTTCGCCCTTCCCTGCACCATAGCCGGGCGATACTGTGGCGTATTGTTTTCCCTCCGAAGAGAGCACACCGCTCCGTGTCCCAACATATAATGTGAGGCTGTCACAGCTCCATCAACAGATAGCATCTACGTTCTCTCCCATTGAACTCGGGCAGAATTTTCCAATTGCCTCAACCAACGAAATGTAAAATTGATACTAGATGATTTCCAAGACTGAGTCAAGCAAGGCATTATGGTTTCTGTCTGGCtcgctctctccttctctctctctcagagcacTTGACTGAGGAGGCCCCGGCTATGTCCCCAGCTGACTGCCAGCATCAGCCTCCAGACACTGAGTGAGCAAGTCTGCAGAGGTGTCCAGTACCCAGTCTTTGAATCTTCCACCTGAGGCCTGACGTCCTGGGGCAGAGataagccacccaggctgtgtCTTGTCTAAACTCCTGATGCACAAAAACTGATATATATAACAGATGGATGGTTTTGGAGTACCACTTACTGCCTTATTAAGAAATAagctattcaataaatatttgtgcaatAAAACAAACATTGCCAAGCCAAAAACACAGAAGGCTCACTTAGCTTACCATTCGGGGGGCACCATGCTTCCATCCACATCCCAGAATGTGTTTTTGCCATTCATTTCGGTAGTATATACAACCCATCGGTGACGGCCTGAGGGGAAAGATTGACATTTAAAAGatgtgagaaaataaagacaaccttaaagaacaaaacaaaacataattgcATAATATCAAAGAAGACAACCTTTTCATTAAGATAAGCCTTCTATGTGTTCTTATGCAGGAGGTATGTTAGAGGACTAGCACCCCAGTTGTGATGGTGAAGGCAGGCTCCCGGAAGTGTACGGCAACCTTTTATCAACAGCCTGGCAGCTGCCACAGCAAACTCCCTGCAGAGGGACTAAGACCGACTCAGTGGGCGGGGCTCAGGCCTTTCCCACACTGGAGAGTCCTCGCTTCCACCCAGGCCAAGAAAGCAATGGAGAGGGTAGTGGGGTGTGTTCTCAGCTGGTCAGGGTATTCCAGAGAGAAAGTGCTCCTCCTGAAAATGGGGCAGCAGAAATGTCTCCACAGCAATCACACttgaattatttttccatatctatttttttaagtaatcacCAGAGACTCTTTCAGAAGTTGGTGATTATACATAATAAGCAAACTGTATATAAATGATGGTTAGATTAAGTAGGACAGTTGGTGTTGTCAAAATACAACCATATGGCTGCATTCTTTAATACATTTCTGTGGAGTAGTTGGAGACCTAACTGCAATTTACAAGACTGTTTCTATTGGGTCCTTAAGATGGGCAAAGACCTGTATTCCAATCAAGACTTTGTCACTTATTGTCAGTGAATATTAGGCAAATTGTATGAGCCTCAGGTTCTTTGTCTATTAAAAGTGAATGATTATACCTATATCTTAATGCTGCTGTGAAAATtcaatcacacacacatatacttacTTCAGCATCAGACATGTGAgtgcataataaatattaattccttCTACCATTTCCTCATTGCCCCTACCCCACAAACAGGGAACACTGAATTCATCTCTGTAATGGATTTAAACCAATAAGCAAAAGGTAATCTGCATTTGCTTTAGAGTTTGCCTAGGTAAATAATCAACAAACATCAACTAGTGCAATTTAAATACAACCAcatctatttaaagaaataaagattttaatcAGGATTTGCTTCTTCTATTAGAGAAATCAATCTTGAGAGTAAGTGACTAAAAGTAAACCAtagaaaaaagaatcagaagaaaatacaaaagaatggaagcatataccgtgtttaTAGataagaattaatatcattaaaatatccatactccaaagcaatctataggctCAATGTAATCCTTGTCAAAatatggcatatttcacagaactagaacaaatcaTCCAAAATTTTATACAGAACTGCAAAAGAATCTGAATAGtctcagcaatattgagaaagaacaaagttggggatatcatgctacctgatatcaaactatactataagtccatagtaattaaaacagcatggtactgccCTGACCGTGGCGgctctgaaataattttaggactatataaatgtaactactccttaactgttaaggagttgaagttacaattggtcctttgaaggcaaccatgaggctgatgtggcccctggtgaaaatgagtttgacacccctggtttacaGTAAGGTTGAAGGCAATCTAAATGTCTGTCAACAGTAAagtgtttgaaaacataatggtgTTGCtgtgaaaaaaaacttaaaaaagaaaatacaaatatccaAACAAAAAAGGCATGCTATAGATACATCTAAGTAATATGGGAAAATGGTcatggtttttatttaaaaatacacccgTTTACAAACAACATGCACAACATAACCccatgaaataaaaagtatatgtaGCTTTATACACTGATTAAAGCAGCTCCTTGTATATTATGAAAAACAGAGTCAAATCAAGTCTCAAGCTCACTCCCATTATGTATACCAAAAATACTGCactcaccaaaaaactgcttgttGTCTTCATAGTATTTGTTTCCATATTTGTCTTCACCCACTAATGTACCAACCCTCACATCATTTACCCTGTGAATATCCcaaagaaaacagacattttaGAATAATTCTTTGTTCAAAACACAAATGTAAATAAAGCGAGCATACCAACTTCAGCAACAAAGGCAATCAGGAAAATGAAGAGCTGTTTGGGGATAATCACTAGTTGCAGACTTCTAGCTTTCCTCTCCAGGCTCGACCCACCACTGCTGACATACCAGTTTTCACGTAAGAGCTCTAGACCACCTGCTCTGTTGGCCCCAGAACCACATAGACAGCACAAGAAAAGATAAACCGACCCACTTTATATACTTCAAATACACTAAATATGTAGATACAAATTACAAGACTACTTTTATGTACTATCAGGGCACTGGAGTTAGCAAAAACCTTCACGAAGTCTGGAAGCCAAAGTATTTCAACCTAAAATGATATGAATGTCCTGGATTTCATTCGACTCTGAGTTTTCAATTGGCTTCCACGGGCGATGCTGCTAGTCGGATTCAACGAATGTTGGGACTGGTAGGGATCATTATGAGCACCTTGTTTAACGCCTTAaggtacagaggaagaaactgcaggcaagTGAAGGGAGGCGGGGAgctcccaaggtcacacagcgagtgTTGACAATGCTCATTCCTCTCCAGGAAGCAGGGCAGGGTGCAGGCCCGGTGCCCTCGCCTCCACGTCACAGCTCCATCTCTAGGGCTGGCTTTGGTCCTGTCTCTGGGACACCCCCGGAAAGAGACTGCGGCccgggggaaaaggcagagattgggcCGGTTGTCCTTGACCAGAGCTGCCGGATCTCCAGGGTGACCCAAGCCCGAGCCCCTTTCCAAGATCTCAGCCAGAGCAAGTCCAGCCCAGAGGCCAAGAGCATGGCTACGTCCGCCCGCCTACCTGAAGAGCATTCGTAGATAGCCTCGGAGGCCACCGTGGCCGCTAACCTGCTGCAGCCCGCGCTTCAACACCTGAAGGAACTCCATCTTGCCCCGCAGGCCCCGCCCTTCGCGTGCGCTGCTCAAAAAGCACCCAGAGGAAACGAACACTCAGCCGCAGGAGCCGCG
This DNA window, taken from Desmodus rotundus isolate HL8 chromosome 3, HLdesRot8A.1, whole genome shotgun sequence, encodes the following:
- the NDUFA12 gene encoding NADH dehydrogenase [ubiquinone] 1 alpha subcomplex subunit 12, which codes for MEFLQVLKRGLQQVSGHGGLRGYLRMLFRVNDVRVGTLVGEDKYGNKYYEDNKQFFGRHRWVVYTTEMNGKNTFWDVDGSMVPPEWHRWLHCMTDDPPTIKPPIVRKFIWANHKFNVSGTPEQYVPYSTTRKKIQEWVPPSTPYK